A single genomic interval of Flavobacterium sp. N2820 harbors:
- the atpH gene encoding ATP synthase F1 subunit delta: MAGTRAAIRYAKAILDIAQVNNSTQAVNSDMTSIVNAIKDSAELKDFLQSPIVKGEIKFSSLNEIFASAQKETKGLFQLLLVNKRFELLNDVALQFNSLYDELNGIEIAKVTTAFPITPELEAKVLAKIASFSNKNITIQNIVDPAIIGGFILRMGDKQYNASVASRLQNLKREFSN; the protein is encoded by the coding sequence ATGGCAGGAACTAGAGCAGCAATTCGATACGCTAAAGCCATTTTGGACATTGCCCAAGTAAACAACAGCACACAAGCTGTAAATTCTGACATGACTTCAATTGTAAACGCAATTAAAGACAGCGCTGAATTAAAAGATTTCTTGCAAAGTCCAATAGTTAAAGGTGAAATTAAATTTTCTTCTTTAAACGAAATTTTTGCTTCTGCTCAAAAAGAGACAAAAGGATTATTTCAATTGCTTTTAGTAAACAAAAGATTTGAATTATTAAACGATGTTGCTTTACAGTTCAATTCTTTATACGATGAACTTAACGGAATTGAGATTGCAAAGGTAACTACCGCTTTCCCAATTACGCCTGAGTTAGAAGCTAAAGTATTGGCAAAAATTGCATCGTTTTCAAATAAAAATATTACCATTCAAAACATTGTAGATCCTGCTATCATTGGAGGATTTATTTTAAGAATGGGCGACAAACAATACAATGCATCTGTTGCAAGCAGATTGCAAAATTTAAAAAGAGAGTTTAGTAATTAA
- a CDS encoding F0F1 ATP synthase subunit B produces the protein MEKLINDFSFGLFFWQAIILLVLILLMVKFAWKPIMNSIVAREEGISNALLAAENAKKDMQNLKSDNEKLLAEARAERDLMMKEAREIKEKMIADAKSEAQAQGEKMIESAKASIESEKNAAMAELKNQVSSLSLEIAETLIKGELSNKEAQTKLVEKMLGDAKLN, from the coding sequence ATGGAGAAATTAATTAACGATTTTTCATTCGGACTATTTTTCTGGCAAGCAATTATCTTATTAGTATTAATTTTACTAATGGTTAAATTTGCATGGAAACCTATCATGAATTCAATTGTAGCTCGTGAGGAAGGAATCTCTAACGCTTTATTAGCAGCTGAAAACGCTAAGAAAGATATGCAGAACTTGAAGTCTGATAATGAAAAATTATTAGCTGAAGCAAGAGCTGAAAGAGACTTGATGATGAAAGAAGCAAGAGAAATCAAAGAAAAAATGATTGCTGATGCTAAATCTGAAGCACAAGCTCAAGGCGAAAAAATGATTGAATCGGCAAAAGCTTCAATCGAAAGTGAGAAAAATGCAGCTATGGCAGAATTGAAAAATCAAGTTTCTTCTTTGTCATTAGAAATTGCTGAGACATTAATAAAAGGAGAATTATCTAACAAAGAAGCTCAAACTAAATTGGTTGAGAAAATGTTAGGTGACGCTAAATTAAACTAA
- a CDS encoding aspartate kinase: MKTISSVVEQYIKSKPFLLSSLSQGIINLTSLARIMMPELEAHLGKDVKQGAVVMSLKRLSEELDFKINYKISKVLKNIGEITVRSSLTDYTFVISDTLLDNQAKLLPEINKLQDIFYTSSRGVNETNIVTSASVAPIIDALFKGEKLTHKIDNLSSITVKLPQENISTPGVYYYIFQRLAWEGVIIHEVISTTNEFTVIVSDEQIDVAFKVIKDLKNVFD; encoded by the coding sequence ATGAAAACTATCTCATCAGTAGTAGAACAGTACATTAAATCCAAACCCTTTTTATTGAGTTCACTGTCGCAAGGAATTATCAATTTAACATCATTGGCAAGAATAATGATGCCTGAACTAGAGGCGCATTTAGGAAAAGACGTAAAGCAAGGAGCTGTTGTAATGTCGTTAAAAAGACTTTCTGAAGAATTAGATTTTAAAATTAATTATAAGATTTCTAAAGTTTTAAAAAATATTGGTGAAATAACTGTGCGCTCCTCATTAACAGATTATACGTTTGTAATTTCGGATACATTGTTAGATAACCAAGCAAAATTATTACCAGAGATTAATAAACTTCAAGATATTTTTTACACTTCATCGCGAGGTGTAAATGAAACAAATATAGTTACCAGTGCTTCAGTTGCACCTATTATAGATGCTTTATTTAAAGGGGAGAAATTAACACATAAGATAGATAATTTATCATCAATTACGGTTAAATTGCCTCAAGAAAACATATCAACTCCGGGTGTATATTATTATATTTTTCAGCGACTAGCTTGGGAAGGAGTAATTATTCATGAAGTAATTTCTACTACAAATGAATTTACAGTTATTGTAAGTGACGAACAAATAGATGTAGCTTTCAAAGTCATAAAAGACTTAAAAAATGTATTTGATTAA
- a CDS encoding S66 peptidase family protein: MVQKILISFLLVISFQNYAQKKMKIPPYLKKGDTVAIVCTARKFSPDEAKPAIELLASWGLKAKLGRTIGLDSCQLGGTDAERIADFQEMMDDDNIKAIWCARGGYGTVRIIDSLDFTKFKKHPKWIMGFSDVTVLHSQLNVDRVATLHSIMPFTVPKAPEEVKETLRKALFGEAISYTIPSKSYDVKGKASGELVGGNISILYSLLGSKSSIDTKGKILFIEDLDEYLYHIDRMMYNLKRNGYFENVKGIIVGSMADMHDNEIPFGQNEVQIITEIAKEFKIPIAFEFPAGHQKDNRTLILGKQVDFEVNDKEVKLQFH, translated from the coding sequence ATGGTACAGAAAATATTGATATCATTTTTATTAGTAATTTCGTTTCAAAATTATGCACAAAAGAAAATGAAAATTCCACCTTATCTTAAAAAAGGCGACACAGTTGCTATTGTTTGTACCGCTCGTAAATTTTCTCCAGATGAAGCTAAACCCGCTATTGAATTATTAGCATCTTGGGGATTGAAAGCTAAATTAGGCAGAACTATAGGTTTAGATAGTTGTCAATTAGGCGGAACTGATGCTGAACGAATAGCCGATTTTCAAGAAATGATGGACGACGACAACATCAAAGCAATTTGGTGCGCACGCGGTGGTTATGGAACGGTTCGAATAATAGATTCGTTGGATTTTACCAAATTCAAAAAGCATCCCAAATGGATTATGGGATTCTCTGATGTAACGGTTTTGCACAGTCAATTGAATGTAGATCGCGTTGCAACATTGCATTCTATTATGCCATTTACAGTTCCAAAAGCACCTGAAGAAGTGAAAGAAACCTTACGAAAAGCACTTTTTGGAGAAGCTATTTCGTACACCATTCCGTCTAAATCGTATGATGTAAAAGGAAAAGCTTCGGGCGAATTAGTAGGCGGAAACATTTCTATTTTATATAGTTTATTGGGTTCAAAATCATCGATTGATACGAAAGGAAAAATCCTTTTCATTGAAGATTTGGATGAATATTTGTACCACATCGATAGAATGATGTACAATTTGAAACGCAATGGTTATTTCGAAAATGTAAAAGGAATTATTGTAGGAAGTATGGCCGACATGCACGATAATGAAATTCCTTTTGGACAAAATGAAGTGCAAATTATAACTGAAATTGCTAAAGAATTTAAAATTCCAATTGCATTTGAATTCCCAGCGGGTCATCAAAAAGACAACCGAACTTTGATATTAGGAAAACAAGTAGATTTTGAAGTGAATGATAAAGAAGTAAAACTTCAATTTCATTAA
- a CDS encoding AtpZ/AtpI family protein, whose protein sequence is MESNKKQSNKWLALINIPFQMGLIIFGFSYLGSWLDKKYPNPEGYFLKGITLFGVFVALYNVIKQVNQLNNKK, encoded by the coding sequence ATGGAATCCAATAAAAAACAATCCAACAAGTGGTTGGCACTAATTAATATCCCATTTCAAATGGGATTGATTATTTTTGGCTTTTCATATCTTGGTAGTTGGTTGGATAAAAAATATCCAAATCCTGAAGGTTATTTTCTAAAAGGAATTACACTTTTTGGTGTTTTTGTTGCACTTTATAATGTAATCAAGCAAGTAAATCAATTAAATAATAAAAAGTAA
- the atpB gene encoding F0F1 ATP synthase subunit A, translated as MVISRKPLHVIAAIAIAILPLISFANVSNDSVKKEAHEVHGAAEANHGETAEPQDKKAKVDAYIQHHLQDSHDFTFFSDEKEGKHYGFSLPVILIDNGLKVFSSSKFHHGETVAEVDGNFYKLYHGKIYKTDAVGTINYDEHHHPTNAKPLDFSITKNVFSMLFTSILLLFMFIGLAKSYKKGPIPTGFGRVLEPLILFIRDEIAIPNIGEKKYRKFMGYLLTVFFLIWLLNLLGMTPLGINVTGNIAVTICLALFTYFITQFSANKDYWKHIFWMPGVPVPMKIILMPIEILGTLTKPFALLIRLFANITAGHVVIMSLIAMIFVGKNLAADLPISLGLTLFISIIEVLVAFLQAFIFTMLSSLFIGMAVQDHHHDDHH; from the coding sequence ATGGTGATTTCAAGAAAACCACTTCATGTAATAGCAGCAATCGCAATCGCGATATTGCCTTTAATTAGTTTTGCTAATGTTTCTAATGATTCAGTTAAAAAAGAAGCGCATGAAGTTCATGGTGCTGCTGAAGCTAATCATGGAGAAACAGCTGAGCCTCAGGACAAAAAAGCTAAAGTAGATGCTTACATTCAACATCACTTGCAAGATTCTCACGATTTTACTTTTTTCTCAGATGAAAAAGAAGGTAAGCATTATGGGTTTTCATTGCCGGTTATTTTAATTGACAATGGTTTAAAGGTATTTTCATCTTCTAAATTTCACCACGGAGAAACGGTTGCTGAAGTTGATGGAAATTTCTACAAATTATACCACGGAAAAATTTACAAAACAGATGCTGTAGGAACTATTAATTATGACGAGCATCATCATCCAACAAATGCAAAACCATTAGATTTTTCAATTACGAAAAATGTGTTTTCAATGTTGTTTACTTCAATCTTGTTGTTGTTCATGTTTATTGGTTTAGCTAAATCTTATAAAAAAGGACCAATTCCAACTGGGTTTGGTAGAGTGTTAGAGCCTCTTATCTTATTCATTAGAGACGAAATTGCTATTCCTAATATTGGTGAGAAAAAATATAGAAAATTCATGGGTTATTTATTAACTGTGTTTTTCTTAATTTGGTTATTAAATTTACTTGGAATGACTCCACTAGGAATCAACGTTACAGGTAACATTGCAGTAACTATTTGTTTGGCGTTGTTTACTTATTTTATTACACAATTTAGTGCTAATAAAGATTATTGGAAACACATTTTTTGGATGCCAGGTGTTCCTGTTCCAATGAAGATTATCTTAATGCCAATTGAAATTTTAGGAACATTAACAAAACCATTCGCATTATTAATTCGTTTGTTTGCAAACATTACGGCGGGTCACGTTGTAATCATGAGTTTAATTGCAATGATTTTTGTTGGAAAAAATTTAGCAGCTGACTTACCTATATCATTAGGATTAACATTGTTCATTTCAATTATCGAAGTTTTAGTAGCATTCCTACAAGCTTTTATCTTTACAATGTTGTCTTCATTATTTATTGGTATGGCAGTTCAAGATCATCATCATGACGATCATCATTAA
- the atpE gene encoding ATP synthase F0 subunit C, producing the protein MYNLIGAGLVVIGAGLGLGKIGGSAMDAIARQPEAAGKIQTAMIIIAALLEGLAFAALILGK; encoded by the coding sequence ATGTACAATTTAATTGGAGCTGGTTTAGTAGTAATCGGTGCAGGTTTAGGTTTAGGAAAAATTGGTGGTTCTGCAATGGACGCTATCGCACGTCAGCCAGAAGCTGCTGGTAAAATTCAAACAGCGATGATTATTATCGCTGCTTTATTAGAAGGTTTAGCATTCGCTGCTTTAATCTTAGGAAAATAA
- a CDS encoding tetratricopeptide repeat protein, with the protein MKSNILKYYLSIGFLLFLIACSVKKDKFINRNFHAVTTEYNVLYNGNLALDKGLVDLKATYQDNFWEILPIERMPKNEDALLPGQSKNPSFERAEEKAVKAIQKHSMNIAGTEKNPQMDEAYLLLAKSRYYDNRFIPSLEALNYILYKYPLSDRIYHAKVWREKVNIRLDNDEVAIKNLKKLLEDKKISGQDLADANAMLTQAYMNIQAKDSAIATLKIAKETTANNEEKARYSFILGQLYESMNYQDSAFVAFEDVIQMNRKSPRRYVIQAHAKQAQQFDYKNGDTLAFVEKFKNLLEDRENRPYLDILNHQMGLFYDKQGKNRVAEKYYNKSIKSITQDNYLISSNYRNIGEIYFREAKYKTAGQYYDSTLIRLDDRTREFRRIKKKRINLDDVIKYETIAQQNDSILSVVAMNDSDRNQYYEKYIAKLKIEDEKKAKLAAEKAEKEANLLASQKATSNPAILGGKDNATVSKVNTMPSNMPPGMMGGVDNSTFYFYNPVTVEYGKKEFVSKWGKRELKDNWKWSNLKGNNANINADEDEGTDEDVVDEKKEETVSNPFYTVDFYLKQIPSDKKLLDSLAKDRNFAYYQLGLIYKEKFRENELAASRLEQLLKNNPEERLILPAKYNLYKIYQIISPAKAELMKQQILTEYPTSRYAEIVKNPTIEIADETNPEAVYYNVYKKFENNQIREVSSEIDEMINRFTGEESVAKFELLKAKVIGRLQGLDEYKKALNFVALTYPNIEEGKQAESLLKTDIPKLEALDFGKSEAMEWKIIFPKKFPLDKDVKNLTDKIEKYLKDANAVLLKSSDDIYLISDNFIVIHGFSSKESANAVLSVLKEHKNYKIKDQAYIISTEDYKIVQMKKKFEEWLLLNKQ; encoded by the coding sequence TTGAAAAGCAACATATTAAAATACTATTTATCGATTGGTTTTCTTCTTTTTTTAATAGCTTGTTCTGTTAAAAAAGATAAGTTTATTAATCGAAATTTTCACGCTGTAACTACTGAATACAATGTGTTATATAACGGAAATCTGGCCTTAGATAAGGGCTTAGTAGATTTAAAAGCAACCTATCAAGATAATTTTTGGGAAATTCTTCCTATAGAAAGAATGCCTAAAAATGAAGATGCTTTATTACCAGGACAAAGCAAAAATCCGAGTTTTGAACGTGCCGAAGAAAAGGCTGTTAAAGCTATTCAAAAGCACTCAATGAACATTGCAGGTACTGAAAAAAATCCGCAAATGGATGAGGCATATTTGCTATTAGCCAAATCACGTTATTATGATAATCGTTTCATTCCTTCATTAGAAGCATTAAATTACATTTTATATAAATATCCATTAAGTGACCGAATTTATCATGCAAAAGTGTGGCGTGAAAAAGTAAATATTCGCTTAGATAATGATGAAGTTGCGATTAAGAATCTGAAAAAACTTTTAGAAGATAAAAAAATTTCGGGTCAAGATTTAGCGGATGCAAATGCCATGTTAACACAAGCTTACATGAACATTCAGGCTAAGGATAGCGCTATTGCAACCCTAAAAATTGCTAAAGAAACCACTGCAAATAACGAAGAAAAAGCAAGATATTCATTCATATTGGGGCAATTGTATGAAAGCATGAATTATCAAGATAGTGCATTTGTCGCTTTTGAGGATGTAATTCAAATGAATAGAAAATCGCCACGCAGATATGTAATTCAAGCACATGCCAAACAAGCACAACAATTTGATTACAAAAATGGGGATACGTTAGCATTCGTAGAAAAATTCAAAAATTTATTAGAAGACAGAGAAAATAGACCTTATTTGGATATTTTGAATCATCAAATGGGCCTTTTTTATGACAAGCAAGGAAAGAATAGAGTAGCTGAAAAATATTATAATAAGTCTATCAAATCTATTACTCAAGATAATTATTTAATTTCTTCAAATTATAGAAATATTGGAGAAATATATTTTCGTGAGGCAAAATATAAAACGGCTGGGCAATATTATGACAGTACATTAATTCGATTAGATGATCGAACAAGAGAATTTAGAAGAATCAAAAAGAAAAGAATCAATCTGGACGATGTAATTAAATATGAAACCATTGCACAACAAAACGATAGTATTTTATCAGTTGTTGCGATGAACGATTCGGATAGAAATCAATATTACGAAAAATACATCGCTAAATTAAAAATCGAAGACGAGAAAAAAGCAAAATTAGCGGCCGAAAAAGCTGAAAAAGAAGCCAATTTGTTAGCAAGTCAAAAAGCAACTTCAAATCCTGCTATTTTGGGTGGAAAAGATAATGCAACTGTTTCAAAAGTTAACACTATGCCTTCGAATATGCCACCAGGAATGATGGGCGGTGTTGATAACAGCACTTTTTATTTCTACAATCCAGTTACTGTCGAATATGGAAAGAAAGAATTCGTAAGTAAATGGGGGAAACGCGAACTAAAAGACAATTGGAAATGGTCTAATTTAAAAGGAAATAATGCAAACATCAATGCAGACGAAGACGAAGGAACAGATGAAGATGTAGTTGATGAGAAGAAAGAAGAAACAGTTTCAAATCCATTTTACACTGTTGACTTTTATTTAAAACAAATCCCATCCGATAAAAAATTATTGGATAGTTTAGCTAAGGATAGAAATTTCGCGTATTATCAATTAGGACTTATTTACAAGGAAAAATTCAGAGAAAATGAATTGGCAGCTTCTCGCTTAGAACAATTATTAAAAAACAATCCCGAAGAACGTTTAATTCTTCCTGCAAAATATAATTTGTATAAGATTTATCAAATCATTTCTCCAGCTAAGGCTGAATTGATGAAGCAACAAATATTGACCGAATATCCAACAAGTCGATATGCCGAAATTGTTAAAAACCCAACCATTGAAATTGCTGATGAAACCAATCCAGAAGCAGTATATTACAATGTGTACAAGAAATTCGAAAACAATCAAATAAGAGAAGTTTCTTCCGAAATTGACGAAATGATTAATCGATTTACAGGCGAAGAATCGGTTGCTAAATTCGAATTGTTAAAAGCTAAAGTTATTGGAAGACTACAAGGGTTAGACGAATACAAAAAAGCATTAAACTTTGTAGCATTAACCTATCCAAATATAGAAGAAGGAAAACAAGCAGAAAGTTTGTTAAAAACCGATATTCCAAAATTAGAAGCTTTAGATTTTGGCAAAAGCGAAGCAATGGAATGGAAAATTATTTTTCCAAAGAAATTTCCGTTGGATAAAGACGTAAAAAATCTAACCGATAAAATCGAAAAATACCTTAAAGATGCTAATGCAGTATTGCTAAAATCTTCAGATGATATCTATTTGATTTCAGATAATTTTATAGTAATTCATGGATTTAGTTCAAAAGAATCTGCAAACGCAGTTTTGTCGGTTTTAAAAGAACATAAAAATTATAAAATTAAAGACCAAGCCTACATTATTTCAACCGAAGATTACAAGATTGTTCAAATGAAGAAAAAATTTGAAGAATGGCTTTTGTTGAATAAACAATAA
- a CDS encoding bactofilin family protein, whose amino-acid sequence MFDKVKNQDHLLGKTNRIVEGTSINGDITTFADFRLDGKLTGNFTSEGKIVIGPTGQVMGDITCKSIDIEGKFSGKLIAEGMLNVKSKAHITGEVIVGKLAVEPGAKFEASCEMRSS is encoded by the coding sequence ATGTTTGATAAAGTTAAAAACCAAGATCATTTATTAGGAAAAACAAACAGAATTGTTGAAGGAACTTCTATAAATGGAGATATTACAACTTTTGCTGATTTTAGATTAGATGGAAAACTCACTGGAAACTTTACTTCTGAAGGAAAAATAGTAATTGGACCAACCGGACAAGTAATGGGTGATATTACCTGTAAAAGTATCGACATTGAAGGAAAATTCTCTGGAAAACTTATTGCTGAAGGGATGTTAAATGTTAAATCAAAGGCACACATAACAGGAGAAGTAATAGTGGGTAAATTAGCAGTTGAGCCTGGAGCAAAATTTGAAGCAAGCTGTGAAATGAGAAGTTCTTAA
- the metG gene encoding methionine--tRNA ligase, translated as MLENPKRYTITAALPYTNGPIHIGHLAGVYVPSDIYARYLRLQGKDVAFICGSDEHGVAISMKAKKEGITPQQVIDKYDGIIRQSFLDFGISFDNYSRTSSEIHHKTASEFFKKLYDNGDFIEETTEQLYDAKADQFLADRFVTGICPKCDNPEAYGDQCEKCGSTLNATDLINPKSTITGETPILKSTKHWFLPLNRYESFLREWILEGHKNDWKPNVYGQVKSWVDGGLEPRAVTRDLDWGIDVPVEGAEGKKLYVWFDAPIGYISSTKEWAAREGKDWEPYWKDADTKLVHFIGKDNIVFHCIIFPAMLKAEGSYILPDNVPANEFLNLEGNKLSTSKNWAVWLHEYLQDFPEKQDSLRYALTANAPETKDNDFTWKDFQARNNNELAAIFGNFINRVVVLTNKYYDGIVPAPNEFSEVDEQTLAELKAYPAVISSSIERYRFREALGELMNVARLGNKYLADEEPWKMVKENPARVQTQMYVALQIAAALAVLSEPFLPFTAKKLSNILKIGTLGWNDVTTKTDLIPAGHQIGQAEILFAQIEDAEIQKQLDKLEATKTANKVENAKAEPQKETASFEDFAKIDLRIGTIIEAEKMPKANKLLVLKVDTGIDVRTIVSGIAEHFTPEEVIGKRVTVLVNLAPRALRGVESEGMLLLTNNAEGKLVFVNPDAEGVINGAMIS; from the coding sequence ATGTTAGAAAATCCAAAAAGATATACGATTACAGCGGCTTTACCCTATACAAATGGACCCATTCACATTGGGCATTTAGCGGGTGTTTATGTTCCTTCCGATATTTATGCAAGATATTTGCGTTTGCAAGGGAAAGATGTGGCCTTCATTTGCGGAAGTGATGAGCACGGTGTAGCGATTTCTATGAAAGCTAAAAAAGAAGGCATTACGCCTCAACAAGTAATTGATAAATATGACGGAATTATTCGTCAATCGTTTTTAGATTTCGGCATTTCTTTTGATAATTATTCGAGAACTTCTTCGGAGATTCATCATAAAACCGCATCAGAATTTTTCAAAAAATTATACGATAACGGCGATTTCATCGAAGAAACAACCGAACAATTATACGATGCGAAAGCGGACCAATTCTTAGCAGATCGTTTCGTAACTGGAATTTGTCCAAAATGCGACAATCCAGAAGCATATGGCGATCAATGTGAAAAATGTGGTTCGACTTTAAATGCAACCGATTTAATTAATCCAAAATCAACTATTACAGGCGAAACTCCGATTTTAAAATCAACCAAACACTGGTTTTTGCCTTTAAATCGTTACGAATCGTTCTTAAGAGAATGGATTTTGGAAGGTCATAAAAACGATTGGAAACCAAATGTGTACGGACAAGTAAAATCGTGGGTTGATGGTGGTTTAGAACCAAGAGCTGTAACGCGTGATTTGGATTGGGGAATTGATGTTCCTGTAGAAGGTGCGGAAGGAAAAAAATTGTACGTTTGGTTTGATGCGCCAATTGGCTACATTTCTTCAACCAAAGAATGGGCGGCTCGCGAAGGTAAAGATTGGGAACCGTATTGGAAAGATGCCGATACAAAATTGGTTCACTTCATTGGAAAAGATAATATTGTTTTCCATTGCATCATTTTCCCAGCGATGTTAAAAGCAGAAGGAAGTTATATTTTACCTGATAATGTTCCGGCAAATGAATTTTTAAATTTAGAAGGAAACAAATTATCGACTTCTAAAAACTGGGCGGTTTGGTTGCACGAATATTTACAAGATTTCCCAGAAAAACAAGATTCGTTGCGTTATGCATTAACGGCAAATGCTCCAGAAACCAAAGATAACGACTTCACTTGGAAAGATTTTCAAGCAAGAAATAATAATGAATTAGCTGCGATTTTTGGAAATTTCATCAATCGTGTCGTGGTGCTAACCAATAAATATTACGACGGAATTGTTCCAGCTCCGAACGAATTTTCTGAAGTTGACGAGCAAACATTAGCCGAGTTAAAAGCGTATCCTGCCGTAATTTCAAGTTCAATTGAACGTTACAGATTTAGAGAAGCTTTAGGCGAATTAATGAACGTAGCCCGTTTAGGAAACAAATATTTAGCGGATGAAGAACCATGGAAAATGGTGAAAGAAAATCCGGCTAGGGTGCAAACACAAATGTATGTAGCATTACAAATTGCTGCTGCATTAGCCGTTTTATCGGAACCATTTTTACCTTTTACGGCTAAAAAATTATCAAATATTTTAAAAATCGGTACTTTAGGTTGGAACGATGTAACTACTAAAACAGATTTAATACCAGCAGGACATCAAATTGGTCAAGCCGAAATTTTGTTTGCCCAAATTGAAGATGCCGAAATCCAAAAACAATTAGACAAATTAGAAGCAACTAAAACGGCCAATAAAGTGGAAAATGCAAAAGCTGAACCGCAAAAAGAAACGGCTTCATTTGAAGATTTTGCCAAAATAGATTTACGAATCGGGACGATTATCGAGGCAGAAAAAATGCCAAAAGCCAACAAACTCTTAGTTTTAAAAGTAGACACTGGAATTGATGTTAGAACCATCGTTTCTGGAATTGCCGAGCATTTTACACCGGAAGAAGTCATTGGAAAACGCGTAACTGTTTTAGTAAACTTAGCACCAAGAGCATTACGCGGTGTGGAAAGTGAAGGAATGTTGTTATTGACGAATAATGCAGAAGGTAAATTGGTTTTCGTAAATCCAGATGCGGAAGGTGTGATTAATGGCGCGATGATTTCTTAA
- a CDS encoding YraN family protein — MAEHNDLGKLGEELAVDFLEKNGYEILETNWTFDKAEIDIIAQKETILAVVEVKTRSSLDFGLPQEFVKPKKIQLLVKAINEYVTQNDLEVEVRFDIVAIHKENEGFVLEHIEEAFYYF, encoded by the coding sequence ATGGCAGAACACAACGATTTAGGTAAACTTGGAGAAGAATTAGCAGTTGATTTTTTAGAAAAAAATGGCTACGAAATCTTAGAAACCAATTGGACTTTTGATAAAGCTGAAATTGATATTATTGCTCAAAAAGAAACAATTTTAGCGGTTGTAGAAGTGAAAACACGTTCAAGTTTAGATTTTGGATTGCCACAAGAATTTGTAAAGCCTAAAAAAATTCAATTATTGGTAAAAGCTATAAATGAATATGTTACCCAAAATGATTTAGAGGTTGAAGTTCGATTTGATATTGTAGCAATTCACAAAGAAAATGAGGGTTTTGTATTAGAACACATAGAGGAGGCGTTTTATTATTTTTAA